One window of Triticum dicoccoides isolate Atlit2015 ecotype Zavitan chromosome 5A, WEW_v2.0, whole genome shotgun sequence genomic DNA carries:
- the LOC119302734 gene encoding uncharacterized protein LOC119302734 isoform X1 — translation MEVWAHPVPGSDNGVTYTPQDWRAAIARWLEPHKKWQISHELKASQIAVDDSHSGLLPRVEAAIESPILSRLHAGHPALSLHDDDVVYIMAKVDHRDEQSWMLALDMRSKTLKPLVTYSSQVKSSSYSKKKKVELQEDPRLLRDLLLI, via the exons ATGGAGGTGTGGGCTCATCCCGTGCCTGGATCAGACAATGGCGTCACCTACACTCCGCAGGACTGGCGCGCCGCCATAGCAAGATGGCTGGAGCCCCATAAGAAGTGGCAGATCAGCCATGAGCTCAAGGCATCACAAATTGCGGTGGACGACAGCCACTCTGGGTTGCTTCCTCGTGTCGAGGCTGCAATTGAGAGTCCAATCTTGAGTAGACTCCACGCAGGGCATCCTGCTCTCAGCTTGCATGACGATGATGTTGTTTACATCATGGCCAAGGTTGACCACAGGGACGAACAGTCGTGGATGCTTGCTCTTGACATGAGGAGCAAGACTCTGAAGCCTTTGGTTACATATTCTTCCCAAGTGAAATCTTCAAGCTACTCGAAAAAG AAGAAGGTGGAGCTGCAAGAGGATCCTCGGTTGCTGCGTGACCTTCTGCTAATATAG
- the LOC119302734 gene encoding uncharacterized protein LOC119302734 isoform X2 → MEVWAHPVPGSDNGVTYTPQDWRAAIARWLEPHKKWQISHELKASQIAVDDSHSGLLPRVEAAIESPILSRLHAGHPALSLHDDDVVYIMAKVDHRDEQSWMLALDMRSKTLKPLVTYSSQVKSSSYSKKKVELQEDPRLLRDLLLI, encoded by the exons ATGGAGGTGTGGGCTCATCCCGTGCCTGGATCAGACAATGGCGTCACCTACACTCCGCAGGACTGGCGCGCCGCCATAGCAAGATGGCTGGAGCCCCATAAGAAGTGGCAGATCAGCCATGAGCTCAAGGCATCACAAATTGCGGTGGACGACAGCCACTCTGGGTTGCTTCCTCGTGTCGAGGCTGCAATTGAGAGTCCAATCTTGAGTAGACTCCACGCAGGGCATCCTGCTCTCAGCTTGCATGACGATGATGTTGTTTACATCATGGCCAAGGTTGACCACAGGGACGAACAGTCGTGGATGCTTGCTCTTGACATGAGGAGCAAGACTCTGAAGCCTTTGGTTACATATTCTTCCCAAGTGAAATCTTCAAGCTACTCGAAAAAG AAGGTGGAGCTGCAAGAGGATCCTCGGTTGCTGCGTGACCTTCTGCTAATATAG